The Dioscorea cayenensis subsp. rotundata cultivar TDr96_F1 chromosome 11, TDr96_F1_v2_PseudoChromosome.rev07_lg8_w22 25.fasta, whole genome shotgun sequence genomic interval CTTCATTCAAAAGATTTGCAAGATCTGCTCCACTAAAACCAGGTGTCCTCATGGCTATAACATCAAGAGAAACATCACCATCAAACTTTTTGTTGCTAGCATGAACTTTCAGTATTTCTGTACGCCCACGGACATCAGGAACATCAACTGTGACCTGCCCAGATAGTAAACAATTTCAAGTCGTCATCAATGGAAACAAAAGTAGCCAAGAATGAGCTCATTCTCTTGCTAAATTaagaacaaaaatgaaaaatatcacTCGCCTGTCTATCAAATCGCCCAGGTCGTAGTAAAGCAGAATCTAGAATGTCAGCACGATTAGTTGCAGCTATTACAATGATTCCGGTATTTCCTTCAAAACCATCCATCTCAGTCAAAAGCTGATTAAGAGTCTGCTCTCTTTCATCATTCCCTCCTCCAATTCCAGTTCCTCTTTGCCTTCCAACAGCATCAATTTCGTCAACAAACACAATACAAGGAGCATTCTCTTTAGCTTTCTTGAAAAGATCACGAACTCGTGAAGCGCCAACACCAACGAACATTTCTACAAACTCTGACCCTGAAATCGAGAAAAATGGAACACCTGCTTCACCAGCAATTGCCTTGGCAAGCAAAGTTTTTCCAGTTCCAGGAGGCCCAATAAGAAGAACACCCTTGGGAATACGAGCACCAACTGCTGTAAACCTCTCTGGTTTTTTTAGGAACTCCACCACTTCCATGAAGTCTTGCTTTGCTTCATCTACACCAGCAACATCATCAAAAGTGACCCCTGTGTTGGGTTCCATCTGGAACTTGGCTTTAGATTGACCAAAAGCAAGAGGAAATCCAGGCCCTCCAGGTCCACCCAATCCGCCAGAAGACCGTCTTgacaaaagaaacaaacctcCAATAAGGATCAGAGGGAAAGCCAGGTTGCCAATCAAGTTGAACAGAAGAGAACCAGAATCTTCCTGAGCATTATGTGCTGCAAAATCAATGTTCTTCTCTCTTAACTTTTGAAGAAGCTCTTGACTAAGCCCTGGTAGTTGGACACGTACTCTTTGCACGCGATTACCCAACTCAGGAGAGACAGCTTCTACAATTGCTATGGTTCCATTTTCAAACAAGTCTACTTTCTTCACCCTATCCTTGTCTAGATACTCCAAAAACCTTGAATATGACATCCTCGAAGAGGACACACCTTGCTCATCGGCATATGCATTTCCACTACTCACTAAAGCAGGAAGGCCTAGTCCTACATTCCCAAGCAGTTTTAAAAACCCTCTTCTTCCTTTGTGCAGTTTCTGATCCAAAGAAGCTGTTGTTGAGACTGATCTGAACACTCCACTTAGTGGCAGAATGCCTGCTGAAGTAGTCAGATGTTTACCATAGATTTCCTTGGTCAGGCTTGGTTTACCAGAATGTGTCGGTATTTTATTTGATGCGATGTACACAGCTGAAGCAGCCATTTAACTCTTCCTATACCAAGATATTAAACCAAAATCAGATCCAGCATACCTTAAAATGTTGCCCTAGTCCATAAAATGTATTCCTTCATGAAAATGGCAGATCGTAAAATTACAGAttacatccaaaaaaaaaaaaggcatggcATGACATGCATCAGACTGCCTCCTTTTTTTCATAGTAGCACTTTCTATTCCAGGAAAAAGTCAAGTAAGACAAGTACTAAATGAAACAGAAGCATATCAAGTCAATAGTTTCATAAATTCATCAAAGAAGCAATTACTTGATAGTTAatatacatcatcatcattcaaattTTCTCAACAAACCTTATGCATCAAATGCTTTCAACTTGCCCCACATGCACAAAAACTCAGTAAATCGATTTTGTAGGAGAGAATTGATTTTTGATATTGAACAAATGCAGAGTGAATGAACAAATAGCATGAATATCATGAAAAAGAATTCAGTTcataaacttttatatttatgaccattttgttaaaaagtaggacattattttgtttctttttctgctAACAAAATTAGCCTATGACTGAGAATATAGACATAAAAAGCTAGCTAGCCCACACACCCCACTCTCTCAACATAATGTCCTCAAGAACTTTGATTTTAAGCAGCAATACTGAACTACTGTTAAGAAACAGGTTAACTCTAAATGAAAACctaaatcaatccaaaaaaaaaaaaaatcgttcTCCTCAAAAACCACACAAAATGCTCTAAATCCCAACTGAAAGCCAATTCATTTTCCTCAGAAACCACACAGAATGCTTGATTTCTTTCAACTACTCCATTCCAAATCCCACTTCtcaaaacaatttgagaaatcTCACACTCCCAAACCAAACATCATCTCATTCTTCCAAGAAAACCAATCAACCACATAACAATGAACAATTCACAcacaaacaatgaaatgaactcTTAATTCCCAGCAAAAACaactgacaaaaaaaaatatcaataagcAAGAGGAACAGCAAGAAAACATGCCTGAAAACGATCCAACGGATTCCTGCTGAGATTTCAGCAGCTCTCGCTTGAATCCTTTATATAGGATCAAGAAACGAAGCGAAGGAGATGAAGAATCTCTCACGCTACAAACTCAGCAACGTGGCGTCATCCTCGGCCACACTCGCGATAAGGAATCACCAGCTCCACTGGCCTGAGATTTTTCCCCCTTTTATTTTCCccaatttttctaatttatatattttatttaactttatcatattttatttattttattttattatttttttcagctGTGATTGGCATTGATTGGAATTAGATGCATGATAATtaacattttttatattattattattattattactactactattattagTGAAATTACccataagtttttaattttcccCATCAGTTCGTCCCTTTGATTTTTCCCCCCTAATTTCCAAcatcttatttttgaattttttttcctaaatttttaccatttttgtataaatttaaatttaaaaataaattatttgaaagcagagatttttttaaataattaaaaattgacgGAATTTTAAAGTATCTTAtgtaacttattattattattatgcacactttttattatttttattttacatcaatatttaaaaaataaaaattaaagtattacaATGagtatttgaattaaaatcaactgtatattctaaaattttaaaatttaaattaaacaaaaaaagtatttttgtaaaaaaatattcactacTAAAAAAAACCCAATTTGAATGCGTGGGATATGAGGCAAAGGGTGATACAACCTACCAATCTTATGCTCCTATTCCTCCTTACTCATCCAACTAAGCACACATTACCTCTCTTCACTCCACACCGCTTCTTTAAAAAACCCCAACTAAATAAAGTGTAAAGATTGGTGGCGGGACTTCATGGATCATTAACTCAATTGCTCGGTTCcaagcataagcatgcccaggactttttttttttcctatgccCTCTCCAATTATAACAactttattatttgtaaattcTATAAAAACCGAAATTTAGTTCtatattcttaattttaaaattaaataaattttatagaaatattttatcttattatataactaaattttaaattttttatttaaaatttattttcctttcaatatgaaattaactgttatatatctcaaaattaaattttttttcacatttcaaataattttaaaattttaattcaaacccacctcattatatataatttttcaatttttttatattttattggtcctgtattttttattcaagaaatATCTTCTTTTTACTAAAAAggaatatctttttaaattttatgtttattagtATGTATcaacaatatattaaaattttatttaaaaaaaacaaaggttaaTAGAGAGCGTTGAgcacaaaaattttataacatcatctaaaac includes:
- the LOC120272085 gene encoding ATP-dependent zinc metalloprotease FTSH 2, chloroplastic, with the protein product MAASAVYIASNKIPTHSGKPSLTKEIYGKHLTTSAGILPLSGVFRSVSTTASLDQKLHKGRRGFLKLLGNVGLGLPALVSSGNAYADEQGVSSSRMSYSRFLEYLDKDRVKKVDLFENGTIAIVEAVSPELGNRVQRVRVQLPGLSQELLQKLREKNIDFAAHNAQEDSGSLLFNLIGNLAFPLILIGGLFLLSRRSSGGLGGPGGPGFPLAFGQSKAKFQMEPNTGVTFDDVAGVDEAKQDFMEVVEFLKKPERFTAVGARIPKGVLLIGPPGTGKTLLAKAIAGEAGVPFFSISGSEFVEMFVGVGASRVRDLFKKAKENAPCIVFVDEIDAVGRQRGTGIGGGNDEREQTLNQLLTEMDGFEGNTGIIVIAATNRADILDSALLRPGRFDRQVTVDVPDVRGRTEILKVHASNKKFDGDVSLDVIAMRTPGFSGADLANLLNEAAILAGRRGKTAISSKEIDDSIDRIVAGMEGTVMTDGKSKSLVAYHEVGHAICGTLTPGHDPVQKVTLIPRGQARGLTWFIPTDDPTLISKQQLFARIVGGLGGRAAEDVIFGEPEVTTGAAGDLQQITGLAKQMVTTFGMSEIGPWSLMDSSAQSADVIMRMMARNSMSEKLAEDIDAAVKRISDKAYEIALSHIRNNREAIDKIVEVLLEKETLSGDEFRAILSEFVEIPAENRVPPTAPAPVPV